One genomic segment of Arthrobacter sp. JZ12 includes these proteins:
- a CDS encoding cation:dicarboxylate symporter family transporter yields MAKTPAQSVAATGKPRKGVDKTHFLYIAVIAAVILGAILGLVAPEVGVALKPIGTAFIGLIKMMIAPIIFCTIVLGIGSIAKAATVGKVGGLALGYFMLMSTFALAIGLVVGNIVQPGEGLDISGATYETEAKEGEGTVDFLLGIIPTTLLSSLTGESILQTLFVALLVGFALQKMGPAGKPVLRGIGHIQALVFRILIMVMWLAPLGAFGAIAAVVGQTGVQAIVSMFTLMAAFYITCIVFIVVILGGLLKIVTGVNIFKLMKYLGREYLLIFSTSSSEAALPRLIAKMEHLGVSKPVVGVTVPTGYSFNLDGTAIYLTMAALFVASALGTPLALGEQISLLIFMIIASKGAAGVTGAGLATLAGGLQSHRPDLVDGVGLIVGIDRFMSEARALTNFTGNAVATVLIGTWTKEIQRDQVDEVLSGRLPFDETTMSAGHFEDAKADTAEDGAETKADVAEAHLEGRDDDRVAARR; encoded by the coding sequence ATGGCGAAGACGCCTGCACAGTCTGTCGCAGCGACAGGCAAGCCACGCAAGGGAGTGGACAAGACCCACTTCCTGTACATCGCGGTCATCGCCGCGGTTATTCTCGGCGCCATCCTGGGTCTCGTCGCGCCGGAGGTTGGGGTCGCCCTCAAGCCCATCGGCACCGCGTTCATCGGCCTGATCAAGATGATGATCGCGCCGATCATCTTCTGCACCATCGTTCTGGGCATCGGATCCATCGCGAAGGCGGCCACTGTCGGCAAGGTCGGCGGCCTCGCCCTCGGCTACTTCATGCTTATGTCCACCTTTGCGCTCGCCATCGGCCTTGTGGTCGGCAACATCGTCCAGCCCGGTGAAGGTCTGGACATCTCGGGAGCCACCTATGAGACCGAGGCCAAGGAAGGCGAGGGTACGGTCGATTTCCTCCTCGGAATCATTCCGACCACCCTGCTCTCCTCGCTGACCGGTGAAAGCATCCTGCAGACACTGTTCGTTGCCCTGCTGGTCGGCTTCGCGCTGCAGAAGATGGGCCCGGCGGGCAAGCCGGTCCTGCGCGGCATCGGTCACATCCAGGCCCTCGTCTTCCGCATCCTCATCATGGTCATGTGGCTTGCACCGCTGGGTGCGTTCGGCGCAATCGCAGCAGTCGTGGGGCAGACAGGCGTCCAGGCGATCGTGAGCATGTTCACCCTGATGGCTGCCTTCTACATCACCTGCATCGTCTTCATCGTGGTTATCCTCGGCGGCCTGCTCAAGATCGTCACAGGTGTCAACATCTTCAAGCTGATGAAGTACCTCGGACGTGAGTACCTGCTGATCTTCTCGACCTCCTCTTCCGAAGCGGCCCTCCCGCGCCTGATCGCCAAGATGGAGCACCTCGGTGTGTCCAAGCCGGTTGTCGGCGTAACGGTCCCCACCGGTTACTCCTTCAACCTCGACGGCACGGCCATCTACCTGACTATGGCGGCGCTGTTCGTGGCATCGGCGCTGGGCACCCCCCTTGCCCTGGGCGAGCAGATCTCGCTGCTGATCTTCATGATCATCGCGTCCAAGGGTGCAGCCGGCGTAACCGGCGCGGGCCTCGCAACTCTTGCAGGCGGCTTGCAGTCGCACCGCCCCGACCTGGTGGACGGCGTCGGCCTCATCGTAGGAATCGACCGCTTCATGTCCGAGGCGCGCGCACTGACCAACTTCACCGGAAATGCCGTGGCCACCGTGTTGATCGGTACCTGGACCAAGGAGATCCAGCGCGACCAGGTGGACGAGGTGCTCTCCGGACGCCTGCCGTTCGATGAGACCACCATGAGTGCCGGACACTTCGAGGACGCGAAGGCCGACACCGCCGAGGATGGAGCCGAGACCAAGGCCGACGTGGCCGAGGCCCACCTCGAGGGCCGCGATGACGACCGGGTAGCTGCACGCCGCTAA
- a CDS encoding AAA family ATPase produces the protein MSSEQGSITLKDATDSEIGPTGRPVTEFPEPPVLSSHGPARVIAMVNQKGGVGKTTSTINLGAALAEAGRRVLLVDFDPQGALSAGLGTNPHELDVTVYNVLMDRKVNIEDAIQQTGVENIDLLPANIDLSAAEVQLVNEVAREQVLERALRKVEDNYDVILIDCQPSLGLLTVNALTAAHGVIIPLICEFFALRAVALLVETIEKVQDRLNPRLQVDGVLATMYDARTLHSREVIARLVEAFGDKVFETVIKRTIKFADATVAAEPITTYAGNHSGADAYRNLARELIWRGGAP, from the coding sequence GTGAGTAGCGAACAGGGTTCAATAACTCTGAAGGACGCAACCGACTCCGAGATCGGCCCCACCGGACGCCCGGTCACGGAATTCCCCGAGCCGCCCGTGCTGTCTTCGCACGGCCCGGCACGCGTGATCGCGATGGTCAACCAGAAGGGTGGGGTGGGCAAGACCACCTCCACCATCAACCTGGGTGCCGCGCTCGCAGAAGCCGGCCGGCGCGTGCTGCTTGTCGACTTCGACCCGCAAGGTGCGCTGTCCGCAGGCCTGGGCACCAATCCTCACGAGCTTGACGTCACCGTCTACAACGTCCTTATGGACCGCAAGGTCAACATTGAGGACGCCATCCAGCAGACCGGCGTCGAGAACATCGACCTGCTGCCCGCAAACATCGACCTCTCCGCAGCTGAGGTCCAGCTCGTCAACGAAGTTGCACGTGAGCAGGTGCTGGAGCGCGCACTGCGGAAGGTTGAAGACAATTACGACGTCATCCTGATCGACTGCCAGCCCTCGCTCGGACTGTTGACGGTCAATGCCCTCACGGCTGCGCACGGCGTCATCATCCCGCTGATCTGCGAGTTCTTCGCGTTGCGCGCCGTTGCCCTCCTGGTCGAGACCATCGAAAAGGTCCAGGACCGCCTGAACCCGCGACTGCAGGTCGACGGCGTCCTGGCAACCATGTATGACGCACGGACACTGCACAGCCGCGAGGTCATTGCCCGGCTCGTTGAGGCATTCGGTGACAAGGTGTTCGAGACCGTCATCAAGCGCACCATCAAGTTCGCGGACGCCACGGTGGCGGCCGAGCCGATCACCACCTACGCGGGGAACCACTCAGGCGCAGATGCGTACCGCAACCTTGCCCGTGAACTGATCTGGCGCGGCGGTGCACCGTAA
- a CDS encoding ScpA family protein, whose product MAAKADDDGAPFAAEEPTSGGRFEVRLENFNGPFDLLLSLISKHELDITEIALAKVTDEFIGYIRAATAAGDGFSLDEASEFLVIAATLLDLKAARLLPAGEVEDDEDIALLEARDLLFARLLQYKAFKEIARRMGDRLAEESARYPRSVALEPQFAAMMPELTWRMSASDFAAVAAKALEPREPAPTEVGIGHLHAPAVSVREQADIIGHRLQEHGVLSFRQLAADAESLLVVVVRFLALLEMFRDAVITMDQTAPLGELTVRWSAGEREWTAESISEEYDLDPSGSAAGNKGAGEGATDDRAG is encoded by the coding sequence ATGGCGGCGAAAGCTGACGACGACGGCGCGCCCTTCGCGGCGGAGGAGCCCACAAGCGGCGGGCGTTTTGAAGTTCGCCTCGAGAACTTCAACGGTCCCTTCGACCTCCTGCTGAGCCTGATTTCAAAGCACGAGCTGGACATCACCGAGATCGCACTGGCAAAAGTCACGGACGAGTTCATCGGCTACATTCGCGCGGCCACCGCTGCGGGGGATGGCTTCTCACTGGACGAGGCAAGTGAATTCCTGGTGATCGCCGCGACGCTGCTGGACCTGAAGGCGGCCAGGTTGCTGCCGGCGGGCGAGGTCGAGGATGACGAGGACATTGCGCTTCTTGAAGCCCGCGACCTCCTGTTCGCGCGCCTACTTCAATACAAGGCCTTCAAGGAGATCGCCCGCCGGATGGGTGACCGCCTCGCCGAGGAAAGCGCACGGTACCCGCGCAGCGTCGCACTCGAACCCCAATTCGCAGCCATGATGCCGGAACTGACGTGGCGGATGTCGGCGTCGGACTTCGCCGCTGTCGCTGCCAAGGCGCTTGAACCGCGCGAACCGGCTCCCACCGAGGTGGGAATCGGACACCTCCATGCACCGGCTGTGAGCGTCCGGGAACAGGCGGATATCATCGGACACCGGCTTCAGGAGCACGGCGTCCTGTCATTCCGGCAGCTCGCCGCAGACGCGGAGTCGCTGCTGGTGGTGGTTGTCCGGTTCCTTGCATTGCTGGAGATGTTCCGGGATGCCGTGATCACCATGGACCAGACCGCGCCGCTCGGTGAACTGACAGTGCGCTGGTCGGCCGGGGAACGGGAATGGACCGCTGAGAGCATCAGCGAGGAGTACGACCTGGACCCGTCCGGGTCAGCGGCGGGCAACAAAGGAGCAGGTGAGGGAGCAACCGATGACAGAGCGGGCTGA
- the scpB gene encoding SMC-Scp complex subunit ScpB: MTERAEETPGTGPDVASLPGGVLAAVEAVLLVVEEPVTDVQLATALDVPVDQVREALQDLRAEYDGYTGPGTDAQPLRRRGIELRNVAGGWRFYTRSEFAAVVGRFVLEGQSARLSQAALETLAVIAYRQPVARSRVSAIRGVNVDSVVRTLIQRGLIADVATDPETGAVLYGTTPLFLERLGISTVAELPKLSPHLPGLENLQDFDDTAY, encoded by the coding sequence ATGACAGAGCGGGCTGAGGAGACACCGGGAACGGGTCCCGATGTGGCGTCGTTGCCCGGGGGAGTGCTCGCCGCCGTCGAAGCGGTTCTCCTTGTCGTAGAGGAGCCGGTCACCGATGTGCAGCTTGCGACTGCGTTGGACGTACCGGTGGACCAGGTGCGCGAAGCCCTGCAGGACCTTCGGGCCGAGTACGACGGTTATACTGGTCCGGGCACGGATGCCCAGCCGCTGAGGCGACGAGGCATCGAGCTTCGCAATGTTGCAGGCGGGTGGCGTTTCTACACCAGGAGCGAGTTCGCCGCCGTCGTCGGTCGTTTTGTCCTTGAAGGCCAGAGCGCGCGATTGTCGCAGGCGGCGCTGGAAACCTTGGCGGTCATTGCCTACCGGCAACCTGTAGCCAGGTCCCGGGTGTCGGCGATCCGCGGGGTGAACGTCGACTCGGTTGTCCGCACACTCATTCAGCGCGGACTCATCGCTGATGTGGCCACGGATCCGGAGACCGGCGCGGTGCTCTACGGAACCACGCCGCTTTTTCTGGAAAGATTGGGTATCAGCACCGTAGCCGAGCTGCCCAAGCTCTCTCCGCACCTGCCGGGCCTGGAAAACCTGCAGGACTTCGACGACACAGCGTACTGA
- a CDS encoding pseudouridine synthase, which translates to MTHAPRSGSGRNRAGRSHASDPAGNTGKVGKTARSSKGASGAKGAGKSQATGKPQGSGKAQKGASAGSAPFAKERFGRNLGPVHRPRRPKAPPVDRLDVHDPDGVRLQKVMASAGVASRRVCEDMIRDGRVEVDGSIVTDLGVRVDPATAVIHVDGIRLQLNDTMKYYAFNKPKGVVSTMDDPEGRPCISDFLKNRKGERLFHVGRLDVATEGLLLLTNDGELANRLTHPSYEVPKTYLVQVRGPMPHGIGAQMKEGIELEDGLAKVDSFKLVDSTPGHVLVEVVLHSGRNRIVRRLFDAVGHPVERLVRTQFGPIRVGDQRQGSIRVLGRQEVGHLLAAVEM; encoded by the coding sequence ATGACACACGCGCCCCGCTCCGGATCCGGAAGGAACCGCGCCGGACGCAGCCATGCCTCCGACCCCGCCGGCAACACTGGAAAGGTCGGCAAGACCGCCCGCTCGTCGAAGGGCGCATCCGGGGCAAAAGGCGCGGGCAAGTCGCAGGCAACCGGGAAGCCGCAGGGCTCGGGCAAGGCGCAGAAGGGCGCTTCGGCCGGGTCGGCCCCGTTCGCGAAGGAGCGCTTTGGGCGCAACCTTGGCCCCGTTCACCGCCCGCGGCGTCCGAAGGCGCCCCCGGTGGACCGTCTCGATGTGCACGATCCCGACGGCGTCCGCCTTCAGAAGGTGATGGCCTCTGCCGGCGTCGCTTCCCGGCGTGTCTGTGAGGACATGATCAGGGATGGTCGGGTAGAGGTGGACGGCAGTATCGTGACCGACCTCGGTGTACGTGTTGACCCTGCCACTGCCGTTATCCACGTTGACGGCATCCGGCTGCAGCTGAACGACACCATGAAGTACTACGCCTTCAACAAGCCCAAGGGCGTTGTCTCCACCATGGATGATCCCGAGGGCCGCCCCTGCATCAGCGACTTCCTGAAGAACCGGAAGGGCGAACGCCTGTTCCACGTCGGGCGTCTGGACGTTGCCACCGAGGGGCTGCTGCTGCTCACCAATGACGGCGAGTTGGCCAACCGCCTTACCCACCCCTCGTACGAGGTACCGAAGACCTACCTTGTCCAGGTTCGCGGTCCCATGCCGCACGGCATCGGTGCGCAGATGAAGGAAGGCATCGAACTCGAGGACGGCCTCGCGAAGGTCGATTCGTTCAAGCTGGTCGATTCCACCCCCGGACATGTGCTTGTCGAGGTTGTCCTGCATTCGGGACGCAACCGCATTGTCCGCCGCCTTTTCGACGCGGTCGGTCATCCCGTCGAGCGACTTGTGCGCACGCAGTTCGGCCCCATCCGAGTGGGAGACCAGCGGCAGGGCAGCATCCGCGTCCTGGGCCGTCAGGAAGTTGGGCATCTCCTGGCCGCCGTGGAGATGTAG